The following proteins are encoded in a genomic region of Terriglobia bacterium:
- a CDS encoding FHA domain-containing protein: MASTDDKPTLKITLEDLASVEMPAATPAGNMAPVAAGTKQYGNIAAPADGPAMVTEEKGSIFLQGWFYLGIAGMLGALAGWGICEPFFIDSRAGIRWGNIVILPLVVMFTCLGLGVAESIVERSAKKAMVRGLLGLALGLVGGFIFDWIANIFFAVGTAILFSLGVQTAKNPAFWIVRGLAWAVFGVAGGIIYGLVDRSMTKTKYGIFGGLIGAALGGMVFDPISFATKTGGVSRGVGFALLGLATGVAIGIVESALKDRWLYVASGPLAGKQFILYKPITTIGSSQSSDIYLFKDTSILPQHGIIELRGAQTFIRSDAPVFVSGAPARNRALQSGDLIQIGRYAFHFRERQRN, from the coding sequence ATGGCAAGCACTGACGACAAACCGACGCTAAAGATTACGCTGGAAGACCTGGCCAGCGTAGAAATGCCGGCAGCCACCCCCGCCGGAAACATGGCGCCTGTTGCAGCCGGAACCAAACAGTATGGCAACATCGCGGCCCCTGCCGATGGTCCTGCAATGGTAACGGAAGAGAAAGGCAGCATCTTTTTACAGGGGTGGTTCTATCTTGGCATTGCTGGGATGCTTGGCGCACTTGCCGGCTGGGGCATCTGTGAGCCTTTTTTCATTGATTCACGTGCCGGGATCCGCTGGGGAAACATCGTCATTCTCCCCTTAGTCGTCATGTTTACTTGTCTGGGCCTTGGAGTGGCGGAAAGCATCGTTGAACGCTCTGCAAAAAAAGCCATGGTTCGTGGTTTGCTTGGCCTGGCGCTTGGACTGGTGGGCGGTTTCATCTTTGACTGGATTGCGAACATATTTTTTGCCGTCGGTACGGCGATTCTCTTTTCGCTAGGCGTCCAGACGGCAAAGAATCCCGCTTTCTGGATCGTCCGCGGCCTCGCATGGGCCGTTTTCGGCGTTGCCGGAGGAATTATCTACGGCTTGGTGGACCGCTCCATGACCAAGACGAAGTACGGAATTTTCGGCGGACTGATTGGCGCTGCGTTGGGCGGCATGGTCTTCGACCCCATCAGCTTTGCCACTAAAACCGGCGGAGTGAGCCGCGGCGTTGGCTTTGCGCTGCTCGGGCTTGCCACGGGCGTTGCCATCGGCATTGTTGAAAGCGCCCTTAAAGACCGCTGGCTTTATGTGGCTTCGGGACCGCTGGCGGGTAAGCAATTCATCCTTTATAAGCCGATCACCACCATCGGCAGCAGCCAGTCGTCCGACATTTATCTCTTCAAGGACACCAGCATTCTTCCTCAGCATGGCATCATCGAATTGCGTGGCGCGCAGACGTTCATCCGTTCTGATGCGCCGGTATTTGTTTCCGGAGCGCCAGCGCGCAATCGCGCATTGCAAAGCGGAGATCTTATCCAGATCGGGCGGTATGCGTTTCACTTTCGCGAAAGGCAGAGGAATTAA
- a CDS encoding NINE protein — MPHHEDCYQENGGCTVFGCKRAPADEPKVQVALSDLSAVSVPTQQYAPVAQQYAPVMQQPAPVQGYQPSRYSGPLGLSQASATAPAQAPVATPSPAAYSYAAPVNSSAAPAYGPTHKSRTSYIVLGIFLGGLGVHNFYAGYTGRAVGQLCLTVLTLGYLGIVSWIWAIIEICIVEKDSTGLRFS; from the coding sequence ATGCCGCATCATGAAGATTGCTACCAGGAAAATGGCGGCTGCACCGTCTTCGGCTGCAAGCGCGCCCCCGCCGACGAACCTAAGGTGCAGGTTGCGCTCAGCGATTTAAGCGCCGTCTCGGTACCGACCCAGCAGTATGCTCCTGTTGCGCAGCAATATGCCCCTGTGATGCAGCAGCCGGCTCCGGTACAAGGCTATCAACCATCGCGCTACAGCGGGCCGCTCGGCTTATCGCAGGCGTCCGCTACAGCGCCCGCACAGGCTCCAGTCGCCACGCCAAGTCCTGCGGCATACTCGTATGCTGCGCCGGTAAATTCTTCTGCTGCGCCGGCCTATGGCCCCACACACAAGAGCCGGACAAGCTACATTGTTCTTGGCATTTTTCTCGGCGGACTTGGAGTTCACAATTTTTATGCCGGATACACCGGCCGCGCGGTCGGACAACTCTGCCTTACGGTTTTGACGCTTGGTTATCTCGGTATTGTTTCGTGGATATGGGCCATCATTGAAATCTGCATCGTGGAAAAGGACAGCACCGGCCTGCGTTTTAGCTGA
- a CDS encoding DUF4339 domain-containing protein, translating to MKYYIQRELNEYGPYTLADLQRYVAQGSILPTDLTRSEGMTEWTPVSQVIGNIPIPAPIQPGYAAGTPAYGEGTVYAGGGNAYGAQGAMPAVTTGPVPPDFHWALVLLISFFCGFFQIVWLFVEAGFVKKLDREGKSLAFLIGGIVTSIVAFIVFFTAASANRQEPPTLALVSFLLIALAGAVLHLIGIFQMRSSIENYYNTTEPINLRLSGVMTFFFAVYYFQYHFTRIANWKKTGYLPTQ from the coding sequence ATGAAATATTACATTCAGCGCGAACTCAATGAGTATGGCCCTTATACTCTGGCCGATCTCCAGCGCTACGTCGCGCAGGGAAGCATTTTGCCAACTGACCTGACGCGCAGCGAGGGCATGACGGAGTGGACGCCCGTATCGCAAGTCATCGGCAACATTCCCATTCCTGCACCCATCCAGCCTGGGTACGCGGCTGGCACACCGGCTTACGGTGAAGGGACCGTTTACGCGGGTGGCGGCAATGCTTACGGTGCGCAAGGCGCTATGCCTGCGGTGACCACAGGTCCCGTACCGCCAGATTTTCATTGGGCGCTGGTCCTGCTGATCTCTTTCTTTTGTGGTTTCTTTCAAATCGTGTGGCTATTCGTCGAAGCCGGCTTTGTGAAAAAGCTTGATCGGGAAGGCAAGTCGCTGGCCTTCCTGATTGGCGGCATAGTTACTTCAATAGTAGCTTTTATCGTTTTCTTCACGGCTGCGAGCGCCAATCGCCAGGAACCCCCGACATTGGCCCTCGTCTCGTTTCTTCTTATCGCTCTCGCAGGAGCCGTGTTGCACCTGATCGGAATTTTTCAGATGCGTAGTTCGATTGAAAATTATTACAACACTACGGAACCAATCAATCTGCGGCTGAGCGGAGTGATGACATTCTTTTTCGCGGTGTATTACTTTCAGTACCATTTCACACGTATCGCCAACTGGAAGAAAACGGGGTATTTACCGACACAATGA
- a CDS encoding DUF2752 domain-containing protein yields MKMNAKFRAHISAVGLLAGFGVLYTFPPTEHSFYPRCLFYALTGLQCPGCGGTRALYHLLHFDFSGAIRYNALVTVLIPMVLTWFIFWYTSVIFRGHAPDLRISRPIAVCLYLIVLFFAVARNGAFSFLS; encoded by the coding sequence ATGAAAATGAATGCCAAATTTCGGGCGCATATTTCCGCCGTAGGACTGTTGGCCGGGTTCGGTGTGCTATACACCTTCCCTCCCACTGAACATTCTTTTTATCCTCGATGTTTGTTTTATGCTCTTACTGGTTTGCAGTGCCCCGGATGCGGAGGCACGAGGGCGCTCTATCATCTGCTCCATTTCGACTTCAGTGGGGCCATACGATATAACGCGTTGGTGACCGTACTTATACCGATGGTTTTGACTTGGTTTATTTTCTGGTATACCTCGGTGATATTTCGCGGCCATGCACCTGATCTCCGAATTTCACGTCCGATAGCCGTTTGTTTGTATCTCATTGTTTTGTTTTTCGCCGTTGCCAGAAATGGCGCATTTTCTTTCTTGAGTTGA
- a CDS encoding ubiquitin-conjugating enzyme E2, producing MLSPRIRRLKLDHDSLFKRFSGWPLIRIVGTAGMPPELYRFQYLVRGLYVAPDGAILERNDHLLEVNLSLGYPRRAPQCRMLTPVFHPNFDDSSVCIGDFWAASESLDDLIIRIGRMISYQEYNTKSPLNGLAAKWAAQNSSLLPVDPRPIAPPLDQPMVEPGLPTPASPQAAAASIPQAAASVPDGEDPWEQKIVIS from the coding sequence ATGTTGTCACCCAGAATCCGCCGGCTAAAACTCGATCACGATTCTTTGTTCAAGCGCTTCTCCGGATGGCCGTTGATCCGCATTGTGGGCACCGCCGGAATGCCGCCGGAACTGTATCGCTTTCAGTATCTGGTGCGCGGTTTATATGTGGCCCCTGATGGCGCCATCCTGGAGCGCAACGATCATTTGCTGGAAGTAAATCTTTCTCTGGGATATCCGCGGCGTGCGCCACAATGCCGCATGCTCACGCCGGTCTTCCATCCAAATTTTGATGACAGTTCGGTCTGCATCGGCGATTTCTGGGCCGCTTCAGAGTCTCTGGACGATCTTATTATTCGCATTGGCCGAATGATTTCGTATCAGGAGTACAACACCAAGAGCCCATTAAATGGGCTGGCGGCAAAATGGGCCGCGCAGAACTCAAGCTTGTTGCCGGTCGATCCTCGCCCTATCGCTCCGCCACTCGACCAGCCGATGGTGGAACCAGGTTTGCCAACACCCGCGTCGCCGCAAGCCGCCGCTGCTTCCATCCCTCAGGCTGCCGCTTCTGTTCCTGATGGTGAGGACCCATGGGAACAGAAAATCGTGATTTCGTAA